AGTTGGTACCTCAAAAGATTCGAGGCAGTACAAACGTATGAAAGAATTATGCCGAAGAGAAGGATTATCTAAAATGAAAAAGGCGGTTTAACCCGCCTTAGTCTAAGTAAACAGACGCAATCTGTTTTTACTTTGACAAAAATTTCACCCAATCATAAGGAGCTTCAGCGCCACTTTCAGCGACTTGTTCGGCTTTTTCTATCAGGAAATTCGTCATTGTGTTAATAATCCAATTGTAGTTGTCGTGACCAACGGAGTGAAAATCGGCGTCCGGTGCCGGGTTGAGGTAATCAATGGCGTACGGGATTCCGTTTCGAACTGCAAATTCAAGTGTATTGAGTTCATAGCCTAACGCATTACAAATGTCGAGGCAATAGGTTTCGAGTTTTTTCTTCATTTCCTCTGTTGGTTTGAAATCGGCAACATACCTGAGATGATGCGGGTTTCGCGGTTCATAAGGCATAATATGAACATGCTTTTTCCCAACACAATAGCAGCGGTAATACTCAGTAAAATCAATGTCTTCCTGCATGACCATAACCAAGTCTCCGGTTTGGTTATAGACGCTAAAAAATTCATCAGCATTGTGAATTTTATAAACATTCTTCCATCCACCGCCTGAATGTGGCTTAAACCAAAAAGGAAACCCGATATACTCAAAGTACTCTTGCCAATTGAGAGGGTAAATGAGATTTCTCATTGAATCGGAGGTTGTGTTCGGTGGGTGTTGGTTGCTGGGAAGCAAAACCGTTTTTGGAACAGGGATGCCCATTTTATCCGCGACTGCATAATTAAAAAATTTATCATCAGCACTCCACCAAAAAGGGTTGTTAACAACATAAGTTCCGCTCAGGATAGCATTCTTTAAATAAGCACGGTAAAAAGGAATGTCATGAGAGATACGATCGAGAATGACTGTATATTCACACGGCTCAGCCATTTTTGCACCGCCGGCACGAACAAATTCTGCAGAAATTTTCTTGCCCGATGACTCTGCAACCCGATTTATATTGGCGATAAGGCCTTCAGGAAAACTGTTTTCCTGCCCACGGAGAACACCGATTTTCAAGGTTTCACCTTTTTGATTTCGCTCAATCGTGCCTTTTTTTGTTTTTGCCATAGGAATTTTTGAATAAGTTTATTGAATGAATTACGGGTAAATTTACTAAACACAACGACGATTCTTTGCAAAACAAAGTCTGAAATCAGAAAAAGAGATAAAAAAACATTCACTTTCTCAAAAATCCGAAACTTTACTCAATTTCTCTTCGTTAATCGACAAAATGACTGCAAGTCATTAAATAACTGATGGTCATTATGTTCCTGAAAGTTCAAAATTTCACTGAAAACCATTTTATGAAATCGCTTATCAAAACGCCAAAACGGCTGCTCGTTATTCTTTTTATAGGCGTAACGGCATTGTTAATTGTTCCGCTACGAGCCCAAGTGAAGATTTTATCTCTTGATGAAGCAGTCACACTTGCTTTGGAAAATAATCGTGAATTGCAGATTTCTAAATTAGAAAGTGAAAAAAACGACCAATCGGTTCGTGAGGCGTGGGGAAATGCAATGCCTTCCATTTCATTTTCAAGTAACTTTACGCATAGTTTTCAAACCGCACAATTTTTCCCTCGCAGTTTCGGAAATCCGGGTGCAACTGGTTTTCAAGGCATTACACTTTCCGGAGTAAATAGCGCAAATGCAGGAATTACACTTCAGCAACCACTTTATCGCGGTGTGGTTTACGCTGCAATATCAGCTGCAGATATCTTTGCAACTTTGAGTCAAAAGGGTGTTGAAGCGACAATGGCTCAAACCATTACCGATGTAAAAAAATCTTATTATGATGTGCTCATTGTTCAAGAGCAATTGAAGCTCATCGATCAGAGTATAGCGCGATATGAATTGGCTTTGAATGACACGAGAGGGCTTTTTCGTCAAGGGTTAGCCTCCGACCTTGACACATTAAGAGCGTATGTCGCCCTTGAAAATCTTCGGCCCAGTCGTATTAAAGCGGAAACAGGAATCGATATCGCGCTCACGGTTTTGAAAACAAAGATCGGAATCAGCGCTACCGATAATATCTCACTCAGTGATTCTCTTCAAGAAAATGGACTTCAAGCCCCAATTGCTTTTGAA
The nucleotide sequence above comes from Chloroherpetonaceae bacterium. Encoded proteins:
- a CDS encoding TolC family protein, which produces MKSLIKTPKRLLVILFIGVTALLIVPLRAQVKILSLDEAVTLALENNRELQISKLESEKNDQSVREAWGNAMPSISFSSNFTHSFQTAQFFPRSFGNPGATGFQGITLSGVNSANAGITLQQPLYRGVVYAAISAADIFATLSQKGVEATMAQTITDVKKSYYDVLIVQEQLKLIDQSIARYELALNDTRGLFRQGLASDLDTLRAYVALENLRPSRIKAETGIDIALTVLKTKIGISATDNISLSDSLQENGLQAPIAFEEAYATALSERPEVEQLKLQVDASEALIDAEFSNHLPTLDAFAQFQTLTLTDNFEFSKYNFISQYSLGIQLNVPIFNGFKTDAKVQKAEIEKKQSETRFENLKELIRAEVRVSLSGVQESRKRILSQLKTVQSAERSYEITRSRRQQGLVSLLEVSDAELALAQAKGNYLQAVYDFLIAKANLDKALGVATKFAKSESKK